Sequence from the Thermodesulfobacteriota bacterium genome:
GGCTACCAGGTCTACACGCATCAGCCAACACGTGAACGTACCACGGCCACTTCGTCAAGCTCGTACCAAATGAGCAGGTGGTCGAAGTGATGGAGTTTGAGACAACCGATGCCGCAATGCGCGGCGAGATGATGGCCACGTTCACGCCCACCGATGCGGGCGGCGGCAAGGATGTGCTTGCCGTACAGGACAACGTGCCACCTGGAATCTCGCTATCTGACAATGAAACCGGCTGGCAGATGGCACTCGACAAGCTGCATTCGTCGAGGCGGGACTGGATAAGCAATGTCCAGTGCGCCATGAGTTCGATGACGCCTGACGATTCATCGAAGCCAACGTCGTATAGGGACAAGGCTTAATTCAGGCGTCAGGCAACAGGGTGCATCTTTATACAAAAACAGAATGACACCAGAATTTCTTGCGTTGCTCACCTTGGCTGTGCTGGTCGTAGCCTTCTTATACTCTTCGGCAGGCCACGCCGGCGCATCCGGATACATCGCCGTCATGTCGCTTTTCAACATGGCACCCGCTGAGATCAAATCGACGGCCCTTGTCCTTAATATCTTGGTGGCCACCATCGGTTCCTGGCAGTTCTGGCGGGCAGGGCATTTCTCCTGGAAGCTCTTTTGGCCGTTCGCCCTGCTCTCCATCCCCTCGGCCTTTGTAGGCGGCTATCTCAACCTGCCCACATACACGTTCAAGGTTCTTGTCGGCATAGTGCTCCTTTTCTCCGCCATGCGCTTTATGGTTCATCCTCCCGCCGAGGAAGAGCCACAACACCCATCCAAGCCATTGGCTTTGGGAGTAGGAGCCGGGCTAGGCCTGTTATCGGGACTTACCGGCACTGGCGGGGGCATATTTCTGACGCCGCTAGTTATTTTCATGCATTGGGCACGCACTAAGACCGCGTCTGCAGTCTCTGCCCTCTTTATCCTGGTCAATTCCGTATCAGGACTGCTAGGCAACATCAGCGCCACCCAGAGCTTTCCAGCATTTGCCCTGCCCCTTGCCGCTGCCGTCGTCTGCGGCGGCACGATCGGGGCTTATCTGGGTAGCCGGCGGCTCCCACACAATACCATCAAGCGTCTCCTCGCAGTGGTTCTAACTATCGCCGGCTTAAAACTGATCTTCCTCCCGTAAGAATGCTCAACCCCACGAAGCCTCAGATATCCGTAGATGATCTACGTTTCCCTAGTCCGTTCTGATAATTTTTGTGGTATGGCTTTGCCTATGAGGACGGGAAGCCTCTTGCCTGGTATTTCCATTCTTTCCCCTTGACTGGAAATAAGCTCCTCCGTAGTTTTAGATAAGATATTGACCAACTACGTCTCTCCCTAGCCT
This genomic interval carries:
- a CDS encoding sulfite exporter TauE/SafE family protein, which produces MTPEFLALLTLAVLVVAFLYSSAGHAGASGYIAVMSLFNMAPAEIKSTALVLNILVATIGSWQFWRAGHFSWKLFWPFALLSIPSAFVGGYLNLPTYTFKVLVGIVLLFSAMRFMVHPPAEEEPQHPSKPLALGVGAGLGLLSGLTGTGGGIFLTPLVIFMHWARTKTASAVSALFILVNSVSGLLGNISATQSFPAFALPLAAAVVCGGTIGAYLGSRRLPHNTIKRLLAVVLTIAGLKLIFLP